The genomic region GTGATGGCTGTTATTGTGTTGACTCAGGCTGTTCGCCGCATTCCAGTTCAGTACGCTAAGCAAATTGGTGGTACAACGCAATTGAATGCACAGCGTCAGTTCATCCCAATGAAGGTGAATGCAGCTGGTGTAATGCCTATCATTTTTGCGCAGTCATTGATGTTTGTTCCTGCTATTGTTGCATCAGTTTGGCAGAACGAAAGCGATACTGCAAGTTATATTGGGCTGAAATTTTCAGATTACACATCTTGGCAGTATAACCTAGTTTTTGCTACTCTCATTATTGTCTTTACTTACTTCTACACTGCTATCAGCGTTAACCCTAACCAAATTGCAGATGATCTGAAGCGTAGTGGAGGTTTTGTTCCCGGTGTGAAGCCTGGACGAGATACCTCAGAATACATTGATGAAGTATTAACGCGGATTACACTGCCTGGTGCAGTAGCTCTTGCATTGATTGCTATCTTCCCTGCTTTCGCTTTACTGCTAGGTGTAACGCGCCCCTTTTCAGCTTTCTATGGTGGTACGTCCCTCATTATTATGGTAGGGGTAGTATTGGACACCTTAAACCAGGTAGAAAGCTACTTACTCATGCAACGATATGATGGCATGATGAAAAGCGGAAAAGTACGAGGCCGGTCGCAGAATATCGCTTTGGCTTCTTAGTTCTAATGATAGTTTACAAAACAGAAGAAGAATTAGAGTTGATGAGAGCCAGTGCGAAAGTGCTGGCTCAAGCTCATGGAGAGGTAGCTAAGCTTATTAAAGAAGGTGTAACTACGCGGCAGCTGGACCAGCGTGCCGAGGAGTTCATCCGTGATAATGGTGGAATACCTTCTTTCAAGGGCTATAACGATTTTCCCTTTAGTCTCTGTATATCACCTAACTCAGTGGTAGTTCATGGTTTTCCAAGTGACTACACATTAAAGGACGGAGATATAATTTCTGTAGACGGCGGCGTTTTTCTTAATGGTTACCATTCCGATAGTGCTTACACTTACCCTGTAGGCAATGTTGCTCCTGAGATACTAGCGTTGTTACAGCGAACCAAGGAATCACTTTATCTTGGTATTGAACAAGCAGTAGCTGGTAATCGAATGGGCGATATAAGCTATGCTGTACAACAGCATGTTGAAAAACAAGGTTACGGCGTAGTTAGAGA from Hymenobacter aerilatus harbors:
- the secY gene encoding preprotein translocase subunit SecY; the encoded protein is MKKFIETIKNIFKIEDLRTRILNTVFFIAIYRLGSYVVLPGVDPTQLKQGAQGLFGILDTLLGGAFSHASIFALGIMPYISASIVLQLLTIAVPYFQKLQKEGESGRKKINQYTRFLTIPIVMAQSVGFIATINAEAITNPGLLFTITTMVVITAGTLFCMWLGEKITDKGIGNGISMIIMIGIVSRLPGALIGEAAAKRMQGSLIFLIELVVLFLVVMAVIVLTQAVRRIPVQYAKQIGGTTQLNAQRQFIPMKVNAAGVMPIIFAQSLMFVPAIVASVWQNESDTASYIGLKFSDYTSWQYNLVFATLIIVFTYFYTAISVNPNQIADDLKRSGGFVPGVKPGRDTSEYIDEVLTRITLPGAVALALIAIFPAFALLLGVTRPFSAFYGGTSLIIMVGVVLDTLNQVESYLLMQRYDGMMKSGKVRGRSQNIALAS
- the map gene encoding type I methionyl aminopeptidase, with the protein product MIVYKTEEELELMRASAKVLAQAHGEVAKLIKEGVTTRQLDQRAEEFIRDNGGIPSFKGYNDFPFSLCISPNSVVVHGFPSDYTLKDGDIISVDGGVFLNGYHSDSAYTYPVGNVAPEILALLQRTKESLYLGIEQAVAGNRMGDISYAVQQHVEKQGYGVVRELVGHGVGKKLHERPEVPNYGKRGSGLKLQTGLVIAIEPMVNLGTKQIVQEKDGWTIRTKDKMPSAHFEHTVVVRKDKAEVLTSFEYIEKALQ